The proteins below come from a single Perca flavescens isolate YP-PL-M2 chromosome 8, PFLA_1.0, whole genome shotgun sequence genomic window:
- the etfa gene encoding electron transfer flavoprotein subunit alpha, mitochondrial, translating to MNRAFNKTSLKQLTGVLQRFQSTLVVVEHNNDKLTPITLNAITAASKLGGEVSCLVAGTNCATVVEQISKVQGVKKVLVAQHDSYKGSLPEELTPLILETQKKFNFTHICAGASAFGKNLLPRVAAKLDVAPVSDIIEIKSPDTFVRTIYAGNALSTVKCNEPIKVFTVRGTSFEAAPTEGGSAASEDVATSSLAGISEWLEQSLTKSDRPDLTSAKVVVSGGRGLKSGDNFKLLYDLADKMNAAVGASRAAVDAGYVPNDLQVGQTGKIVAPDLYIAVGISGAIQHLAGMKDSKTIVAINKDPEAPIFQVADYGLVADLFKAVPEMTKALEK from the exons ATGAACAGAGCTTTTAACAAAACAAGTCTGAAACAGTTG ACTGGTGTCCTCCAAAGGTTTCAAAGCACCTTGGTGGTTGTAGAGCACAACAATGACAAGCTGACCCCTATTACACTCAATGCCATCACTGCTGCCAGTAAGCTGGGTGGAGAAGTGTCTTGTCTGGTGGCTGGAACAAACTGTGCAACG GTTGTAGAGCAAATCAGCAAAGTACAAGGTGTGAAGAAGGTTCTGGTTGCTCAACATGATTCTTACAAAGGTTCCCTGCCAG agGAGTTGACTCCACTTATCCtggaaacacaaaagaaattcaATTTCACCCACATCTGTGCTGGTGCATCTGCCTTCGGAAAG AACCTGCTTCCCAGAGTGGCTGCCAAGTTGGATGTTGCTCCAGTTTCAGATATCATTGAGATCAAGTCTCCAGACACTTTTGTCAGAACCATTTATGCTG GAAATGCTCTCAGCACCGTGAAATGCAATGAGCCGATCAAAGTCTTCACGGTCAGAGGGACATCCTTTGAGGCAGCTCCAACAGAGGGAGGAAGTGCTGCATCAGAAGATG TTGCTACTTCTTCTCTCGCTGGAATTTCTGAGTGGCTGGAACAGAGTCTGACAAAGAGCGACCGTCCGGATCTGACCAGTGCTAAAGTTGTGGTGTCAGGAG gaaGGGGCTTGAAGAGTGGAGATAACTTCAAGCTACTTTATGACCTTGCTGACAAGATGAATGCTGCAG ttGGTGCATCCAGAGCAGCAGTGGATGCTGGGTATGTCCCCAATGACTTGCAGGTTGGACAGACGGGCAAGATTGTAGCACCG GATTTGTATATTGCTGTTGGTATCTCTGGAGCTATTCAACACCTGGCTGGAATGAAAGACAGCAAG actATTGTTGCCATCAACAAGGACCCAGAGGCTCCCATTTTCCAGGTGGCTGACTACGGCTTGGTCGCTGATCTTTTCAAG GCTGTTCCTGAGATGACTAAAGCGCTGGAGAAGTGA
- the isl2a gene encoding insulin gene enhancer protein isl-2a → MVDILLNTSFLDDMGDHSKKKSGIAMCVGCGSQIHDQYILRVSPDLEWHAACLKCAECSQYLDETCTCFVRDGKTYCKRDYARLFGIKCAKCNMGFCSSDLVMRARDNVYHMECFRCSVCSRHLLPGDEFSLRDDDLLCRADHGLLEERASAGSPLSPGNIHTRPLHISEPVSVRHPPHHRNHVHKQSEKTTRIRTVLNEKQLHTLRTCYNANPRPDALMKEQLVEMTGLSPRVIRVWFQNKRCKDKKRSILMKQLQSQQHCDKTNLQGLTGTPLVAGSPIRHDNTVQGNPVEVQTYQPPWKTLSDFALQSDLDQPAFQQLVSFSESGSLGNSSGSDVTSLSSQLPDTPNSMVPSPVDT, encoded by the exons ATGGTGGATATCTTGCTCAATACTTCTTTCTTGGATGATATGGGGGATCATTCCAAAA AGAAGTCGGGAATCGCAATGTGTGTGGGCTGTGGAAGTCAGATACACGACCAGTACATCCTGAGAGTCTCCCCGGACCTGGAATGGCATGCAGCCTGCCTCAAGTGTGCAGAGTGCAGCCAGTACCTGGACGAGACCTGCACTTGCTTCGTCCGAGACGGAAAGACTTACTGTAAAAGAGATTATGCAAG GTTATTTGGCATCAAATGTGCAAAGTGTAACATGGGCTTCTGCAGCAGCGATCTGGTGATGAGAGCTCGGGACAACGTGTATCACATGGAGTGTTTTCGGTGCTCGGTTTGCAGCCGTCACCTCCTGCCAGGCGACGAGTTCTCTCTGCGGGACGACGATCTACTGTGTCGGGCAGATCACGGCTTGCTGGAGGAGCGGGCCTCTGCAGGGAGCCCGCTGAGCCCGGGGAACATTCATACCAGACCGCTGCACATCTCAG AACCAGTTTCGGTCCGGCATCCTCCTCATCACCGGAACCACGTCCACAAGCAGTCCGAGAAGACCACCCGGATCCGGACGGTGCTGAACGAGAAGCAGCTCCACACCCTGCGGACCTGCTACAACGCCAACCCGCGACCGGACGCCCTGATGAAGGAGCAGCTGGTGGAGATGACCGGCCTGAGCCCCAGGGTGATCCGCGTCTGGTTTCAGAACAAGCGCTGCAAAGACAAGAAGAGGTCCATCCTGATGAAGCAGCTTCAATCACAGCAACACTGCGACAAAACC AATCTGCAGGGTCTGACAGGCACACCTCTGGTGGCAGGCAGCCCGATCCGGCACGACAACACCGTGCAAGGGAATCCTGTGGAGGTGCAAACCTACCAGCCACCGTGGAAAACCCTCAGCGACTTCGCCCTGCAGAGCGACCTGGACCAGCCCGCCTTCCAACAGCTG GTGTCTTTCTCTGAGTCGGGCTCTCTGGGCAACTCCTCGGGCAGTGATGTGACCTCTCTGTCGTCTCAATTACCGGACACACCTAACAGCATGGTGCCGAGTCCCGTTGACACGTGA